A DNA window from Mucilaginibacter xinganensis contains the following coding sequences:
- a CDS encoding glycosyltransferase family 10 domain-containing protein gives MKKKIKIKFQNGILYHTGIYDILNVVADKFDFVESEDADYIFFGPYGNDVPPPGPYVRIGYFCENITPDLESCEWAFGIPSEQEVNSAKYKRIQWHNLNPEDLVKKDWDVERILASKTRFCNFFYSAPVPYREEFFRQLSKYKKVDAPGKSMNNMPSVDKVYKGDKWAVKHQFLSQYKFTIAFENYVYPGYQTEKLYDAMLCRSLPVYCGDPNVSEIFNTQSFLFANDFIRTNDTSLVKFLENASQLNFTDIRPLYYKSPKQRLQRKFKSIGKNLKMKLQFNKLDFSPLIDQIILLDKDPDKYMDYLKQPWFNKNTPPANVSLRARWITIFSGKD, from the coding sequence ATGAAAAAAAAAATAAAGATCAAATTTCAAAATGGCATTTTATACCACACAGGGATTTATGATATATTGAATGTTGTTGCGGATAAGTTTGATTTTGTTGAAAGTGAGGATGCCGATTACATATTTTTTGGACCGTATGGTAATGACGTCCCTCCGCCCGGCCCGTATGTAAGGATCGGGTATTTCTGCGAAAATATAACTCCAGACCTGGAGAGCTGCGAATGGGCCTTCGGGATTCCGTCTGAACAGGAAGTAAACAGTGCCAAATACAAACGTATTCAATGGCACAACTTAAACCCGGAAGACCTGGTAAAGAAAGATTGGGATGTGGAGCGGATTCTTGCATCGAAAACCAGGTTCTGTAATTTTTTTTATTCAGCACCGGTGCCTTACCGGGAAGAATTTTTCAGGCAGTTATCTAAATATAAAAAGGTTGATGCCCCGGGCAAAAGCATGAACAATATGCCATCTGTTGATAAGGTGTATAAAGGCGATAAATGGGCAGTTAAGCACCAGTTTTTATCGCAATATAAGTTTACAATAGCTTTTGAAAACTACGTTTATCCAGGCTATCAAACCGAAAAGCTTTACGATGCTATGCTTTGCCGGAGTTTGCCGGTTTACTGTGGCGACCCTAATGTTAGTGAAATATTTAACACACAAAGTTTTTTGTTCGCCAATGATTTTATCAGGACCAATGATACCAGTCTGGTTAAGTTTTTAGAAAATGCATCACAATTGAATTTTACTGATATCAGACCGCTGTATTATAAATCACCCAAACAGAGGCTGCAGCGGAAATTTAAATCAATTGGCAAAAACCTGAAAATGAAACTTCAGTTTAACAAGCTTGATTTTAGCCCATTGATAGATCAGATAATATTGTTGGATAAGGACCCGGATAAATACATGGATTATTTAAAACAACCATGGTTTAACAAGAACACCCCACCGGCTAATGTTTCCTTAAGAGCTAGATGGATAACGATTTTCTCGGGAAAGGATTAA
- a CDS encoding glycosyltransferase, with translation MSAYQLSFIIATRNRLPFLKITLEKLMCALQPDEEIVVVDGDSTDGAKEYLQQLFGEGKIHQFVSEPDHNQAHGWNKALLLARGTIIKKVIDDDVYSFTAISKCKQFMLANPLVDICISNGLTADLLAPEEIATTGRLKYFKEWKSGNANCFTFSDVYMLIRKSALSYLGLFDTQFTMLDWEYSLRCSYLKANIVYYTGYNALSVNTPGNVTSSAGAETLKREGIIGKEKYGYKGDRSDISLFSEMKIAIGKAINYKAGTRNTQAAAAQPSAVAEMEEVYNRLYDAIEAYNLGTEAAFIS, from the coding sequence ATGAGCGCATACCAACTATCCTTTATCATCGCTACCCGCAACCGGCTGCCTTTTTTAAAGATTACTTTAGAGAAGCTGATGTGCGCATTGCAGCCTGATGAAGAGATAGTAGTAGTTGACGGCGACAGCACAGATGGCGCAAAGGAATACCTTCAACAGCTTTTTGGTGAGGGGAAGATTCACCAGTTTGTTTCGGAACCGGATCATAACCAGGCACATGGCTGGAATAAAGCCTTGTTACTGGCAAGGGGCACCATCATAAAAAAAGTAATTGATGATGATGTGTATTCGTTTACCGCAATAAGCAAATGCAAGCAATTTATGTTGGCCAACCCGCTTGTTGATATCTGCATTTCCAACGGTTTAACAGCTGATCTGCTCGCCCCGGAAGAGATAGCAACAACCGGTAGGTTAAAATATTTTAAAGAATGGAAAAGCGGTAATGCCAATTGCTTCACCTTCAGCGATGTTTATATGCTGATAAGGAAAAGCGCCTTAAGTTACCTGGGCTTATTTGATACGCAATTTACTATGTTGGATTGGGAGTATTCTTTAAGGTGCTCCTATTTAAAAGCCAATATAGTTTACTATACCGGCTACAACGCGTTATCAGTAAATACCCCCGGAAACGTTACGTCATCGGCAGGCGCGGAAACGTTAAAAAGGGAAGGTATAATCGGCAAAGAAAAGTACGGGTATAAGGGCGATCGTTCTGATATTTCCTTGTTTTCAGAAATGAAAATTGCAATAGGGAAAGCCATTAATTACAAAGCCGGCACCCGTAACACACAAGCAGCAGCGGCGCAACCGTCCGCGGTGGCTGAAATGGAAGAGGTTTACAACAGGTTATATGATGCGATTGAAGCCTATAACCTGGGGACTGAAGCCGCATTTATTTCATAA
- a CDS encoding glycosyltransferase family 2 protein translates to MKEGVSVIVCCYNSSLRIVKTLEYLAAQTIKNIGCEIVLVDNASADDTGTVAASIWAGLQPNGIAFTIVSEPKPGLSNARLKGILAATYEYLVFCDDDNWLDENYIQNVYRLFKEEPEVGIIGGFGTAVFENAQQKPFWFDTFHQSYAVGLEPGETAMVDTVYGAGIAIRKSVLENVTQKYPMFLDDRKEKELSAGGDSELCGRVRLSGYKILYTPLLTFRHYITSTRLTWAYLKKLHIGFAKSHLVLNLYNEALTSTSQQLPSLYWLKKALYYWGIYLKYWPRHYLAYRTTEGTNEEIHHITWKNIGLNYFAYNFKTSQIYSKVVDLKKNSDV, encoded by the coding sequence TTGAAAGAAGGTGTATCAGTTATAGTCTGTTGCTACAACAGTTCATTAAGGATTGTTAAAACGCTGGAATATTTAGCTGCCCAAACTATTAAAAATATCGGCTGTGAAATTGTTTTAGTTGACAATGCTTCTGCCGATGATACAGGCACTGTTGCAGCATCAATCTGGGCCGGGCTGCAGCCAAACGGAATAGCATTCACCATCGTATCTGAACCTAAACCGGGGCTTTCAAACGCCAGGCTGAAAGGTATTTTAGCCGCTACTTACGAGTACCTGGTTTTTTGCGATGATGACAACTGGTTAGACGAAAACTATATTCAAAATGTTTACCGGCTATTTAAAGAAGAGCCGGAGGTAGGTATAATAGGTGGCTTTGGCACTGCTGTATTTGAGAATGCACAGCAGAAACCATTTTGGTTTGATACCTTTCATCAAAGTTACGCCGTAGGGTTGGAGCCCGGTGAAACAGCAATGGTTGATACCGTTTATGGTGCCGGTATAGCTATCCGTAAATCGGTTTTAGAAAATGTAACCCAAAAATACCCAATGTTTTTGGATGACCGGAAAGAGAAGGAACTTTCTGCGGGAGGCGATTCGGAGCTTTGTGGCAGGGTGCGGCTTTCGGGGTATAAAATTTTGTACACACCATTGCTTACATTCAGGCATTATATCACCAGCACACGCCTTACTTGGGCATATTTGAAAAAACTCCACATCGGGTTTGCCAAAAGCCATTTAGTACTAAATTTATATAATGAGGCGTTAACCAGTACGAGTCAGCAGTTGCCTTCGCTTTATTGGCTCAAAAAAGCACTGTATTATTGGGGTATTTATTTGAAATACTGGCCCCGCCATTATTTGGCCTATAGAACGACTGAGGGTACTAATGAAGAAATTCACCATATAACCTGGAAAAATATAGGGCTAAACTACTTTGCCTATAATTTCAAGACCAGCCAAATTTATAGCAAGGTGGTAGATTTAAAAAAGAATAGCGACGTTTAA
- a CDS encoding alpha-1,2-fucosyltransferase, whose translation MIAVRLQGRLGNQLFQYAFIMATSQKLNTSFYIDQYIEFSAVDKYFSSINGNPQSGLKQLFKIQGFKNIFSFYLRRYYYNYLVRANKLAVCNYGFNGITTEAIPEDNQLYLGFFQSELFFEPVKQVLKNKFSLKKSFTDAFRLKYENLYKNNTTVAVHIRRTDYQSLESLNLGGSDLSLPLAYYEKALARFDQQNVHFVFVSDDVDFVNRNFTAINNKTVSTDTEIMDFQHLLNADACIISNSTFSWWAAWLNDKPGKVIYAPQYFLGWRIKQETPRNIYPDNWTIIDF comes from the coding sequence ATGATAGCGGTAAGATTACAGGGGAGATTAGGGAATCAATTGTTTCAGTATGCTTTTATAATGGCGACTTCGCAAAAGTTAAACACTAGCTTTTATATCGACCAGTACATTGAGTTTTCTGCTGTAGATAAATACTTCAGCAGTATAAATGGTAATCCCCAAAGCGGGCTTAAACAGCTTTTTAAGATACAGGGGTTTAAAAATATATTTAGCTTTTATCTCCGCAGGTACTACTATAACTATTTAGTACGCGCAAATAAACTTGCAGTGTGCAATTATGGTTTTAACGGTATTACAACTGAAGCAATACCCGAAGACAACCAATTGTATCTGGGCTTTTTTCAGTCGGAATTGTTTTTTGAGCCGGTAAAGCAAGTGTTAAAAAATAAGTTCAGCTTAAAAAAAAGCTTTACTGATGCATTCAGGCTTAAATATGAAAACCTGTATAAAAACAATACTACTGTAGCGGTTCACATCCGACGTACAGATTATCAAAGCCTGGAAAGTTTAAATTTAGGCGGGAGCGACCTTTCGTTACCGCTTGCATACTATGAAAAAGCACTAGCAAGGTTTGATCAGCAAAATGTTCACTTTGTGTTTGTAAGCGATGATGTAGATTTTGTAAATAGAAATTTTACCGCGATCAATAATAAAACAGTTTCGACTGATACGGAGATAATGGATTTTCAGCATTTGCTTAACGCCGATGCATGTATTATTTCGAACAGCACCTTTAGCTGGTGGGCCGCATGGCTGAATGATAAGCCCGGAAAGGTTATTTACGCCCCGCAGTATTTTTTGGGCTGGCGCATTAAGCAGGAAACCCCCCGCAATATTTACCCCGATAATTGGACGATAATTGATTTTTAG
- a CDS encoding glycosyltransferase family 2 protein: MPSISFFIPAYNCAGTIAEAVESVMQTNFTDDDELIITNDCSTDDTVTVLKELKNKYPDIVLHGHIRNKGGAAARNTAVENAKHDLLFCLDADNVLAPLSIAPLKKYLLDSKADAASFQHQHYFLADKFTPEYIWSIPEGEVSVKSYLMGDNSPGQHGNYLFTKQSWVNAKGYAEGSGALDTWTFGLRQIITGAKMVVLKDTFYYHRLDYANSYWMSDAEANLWSVSIKATYALFPFFDIIDEGFINYMLGEGKYDWFYRLKQKPIVLVSKEAKRDFYTKLHLEVKNVAYPGASFFSKVTHKLKRLLKIKQ, encoded by the coding sequence ATGCCGTCAATTAGTTTTTTTATACCTGCTTATAATTGCGCGGGTACAATTGCAGAAGCAGTTGAATCTGTTATGCAAACTAACTTTACAGATGATGACGAACTGATCATCACAAACGATTGTTCAACAGATGACACTGTAACGGTATTGAAGGAACTGAAAAATAAATATCCGGATATAGTTTTGCACGGGCACATTAGGAATAAAGGAGGTGCTGCCGCCCGTAATACTGCGGTTGAAAACGCTAAACATGATTTGCTGTTTTGCCTTGATGCCGATAATGTTTTGGCGCCGCTAAGTATTGCACCGCTAAAGAAATACCTGCTGGATAGCAAAGCTGATGCTGCATCGTTTCAGCATCAGCATTATTTTTTGGCGGACAAGTTTACCCCTGAGTACATATGGTCGATACCCGAAGGGGAGGTTAGCGTTAAAAGCTATTTGATGGGTGATAATTCTCCCGGTCAGCACGGTAATTATTTGTTTACCAAACAAAGCTGGGTAAATGCAAAGGGGTATGCAGAAGGCTCCGGCGCGCTTGACACCTGGACGTTTGGATTAAGGCAAATTATAACCGGCGCAAAAATGGTGGTGTTGAAAGATACCTTTTATTATCACCGGCTTGATTATGCTAACTCTTATTGGATGAGTGATGCCGAAGCCAATTTGTGGTCTGTTTCAATAAAGGCTACTTATGCGTTATTCCCGTTTTTTGATATTATAGACGAAGGTTTTATTAATTATATGCTGGGCGAAGGGAAATACGATTGGTTTTACAGGCTAAAGCAGAAACCAATAGTACTCGTGAGTAAAGAAGCTAAAAGAGACTTTTATACAAAATTGCACCTGGAGGTTAAAAATGTAGCTTATCCGGGGGCTTCCTTTTTTAGTAAGGTTACCCATAAATTAAAAAGGTTATTGAAGATTAAGCAATGA
- a CDS encoding acyltransferase family protein, translated as MSKVPEKLDYIPGLDGIRALAALLVISTHWPNNSISLKFGWVGVNIFFVLSGFLITRILVNEKQRAFKQYLGDFFYKRALRIFPVYYLFIFSTALIVLLIYYFVPALSKEGSLLAGVNAIRHDMPFYLTYTYNIKLNLAPLFHFGDYANDFFGHLWSLAVEEQFYLIFPFLVYFLNSRQLKKLVIAIMIICPLIRLWAAVIGIHLVSNRYWLGEFLYTNTFCQADALAAGALLALHPFNINFPYRTFFITAFICLATGLTCLYYLRHAGYFLVDGKSLGFDFPAFWLMETTPHFLINIRAFYQYSLVNLLAFVLIAPAVIKKPLFPAILQSAPISYLGKISYGVYLFHYPMKALFVIGGGFFGGWFTLTANPVIHIGLFILYLFVVIMLAHFSYQYFERKIMLKYKPGNAVN; from the coding sequence TTGAGCAAGGTACCTGAAAAATTAGATTACATTCCGGGGTTAGATGGAATCCGTGCGCTGGCTGCTTTGCTGGTGATTTCCACACATTGGCCAAATAACAGCATCTCGCTCAAATTTGGATGGGTGGGTGTAAATATCTTCTTTGTGTTGTCGGGATTTTTAATAACCAGGATCTTAGTGAATGAGAAACAACGTGCATTTAAACAATACCTGGGTGACTTTTTTTACAAAAGGGCGCTGCGGATATTTCCGGTATATTACCTGTTTATCTTCAGTACCGCTTTAATTGTACTGCTGATCTATTATTTTGTACCGGCACTGTCAAAGGAGGGGAGCCTGCTTGCCGGCGTGAATGCCATCAGGCACGATATGCCCTTTTATCTAACCTATACCTATAACATTAAGCTTAATCTGGCCCCGTTGTTTCATTTTGGCGATTATGCAAATGATTTTTTTGGACATTTATGGTCGTTAGCCGTTGAGGAACAATTTTATCTCATATTTCCTTTTTTGGTTTATTTTTTAAACAGCAGGCAATTGAAGAAATTGGTTATCGCCATTATGATTATTTGTCCGCTGATCAGGCTTTGGGCAGCGGTAATAGGGATCCATTTGGTATCAAACAGGTACTGGCTGGGCGAATTTTTGTACACCAATACTTTTTGCCAGGCTGATGCATTGGCTGCGGGAGCATTACTTGCCTTGCACCCATTTAATATAAATTTTCCGTACCGCACTTTTTTTATCACCGCATTTATATGCCTGGCTACCGGCTTAACCTGCCTGTATTATTTACGGCATGCCGGTTATTTTTTAGTTGACGGGAAAAGCCTGGGGTTTGATTTTCCGGCCTTTTGGCTGATGGAGACCACCCCGCATTTTTTAATAAACATAAGGGCGTTTTATCAATATAGCCTGGTTAATTTATTGGCGTTTGTTTTAATAGCACCTGCCGTAATCAAAAAACCACTTTTTCCTGCTATACTTCAATCTGCACCGATAAGTTACCTCGGGAAAATATCTTATGGCGTGTATCTGTTCCATTATCCTATGAAAGCGCTTTTTGTAATTGGCGGCGGCTTTTTTGGCGGTTGGTTTACATTAACAGCAAATCCAGTAATTCATATCGGCCTCTTTATTCTTTATTTATTTGTGGTAATTATGCTTGCCCACTTCAGCTACCAGTACTTTGAGCGGAAAATAATGTTAAAATATAAACCCGGTAATGCCGTCAATTAG
- a CDS encoding exostosin domain-containing protein produces MKIYLLNVAGILQPESQSFQYPAHNKDYGIEQDFLIWIKKQNGIVTSNPAEADWHYLPVYWTRWHINHNFATNDEGLAKLQDEVSKAIIDDKKTFTITQFDGGTLIDTGGAVVFTAARTINPGIDIPILCSPHRRPPIPVKKKYLATFNGSFDTHPIRIEMAKRFAGHPEIEIGGSLPTRFYKRWLWAKNYNLRTLESYVALCPRGTSCNSFRFFEAMQLGVAPCLVGDRDVRPFKNFIPWDEISYYAATVDELEELLMNLDKKDALKKGQKAYQYWKNELYYQKWCKYIIKELEQGT; encoded by the coding sequence ATGAAGATCTACCTGCTAAATGTTGCCGGTATTTTGCAACCGGAAAGCCAGTCGTTTCAGTACCCTGCCCATAATAAGGACTATGGTATTGAGCAGGATTTTTTGATTTGGATTAAAAAGCAAAATGGGATAGTTACATCTAACCCTGCAGAAGCTGACTGGCATTATCTGCCTGTTTACTGGACCCGCTGGCACATTAACCATAACTTTGCTACCAATGATGAAGGATTGGCCAAATTGCAGGACGAAGTCAGCAAAGCTATAATTGACGATAAAAAGACTTTTACCATTACGCAGTTTGACGGCGGCACTTTGATTGATACAGGCGGGGCGGTTGTGTTTACGGCTGCGCGTACCATTAATCCGGGTATTGATATCCCGATTTTATGCAGCCCGCATCGCAGGCCGCCGATCCCCGTAAAAAAGAAATACCTCGCCACCTTTAACGGGTCGTTTGACACGCATCCTATCCGGATTGAAATGGCGAAACGGTTTGCGGGCCATCCGGAGATAGAGATAGGAGGCAGCCTGCCTACCCGTTTTTATAAAAGATGGCTATGGGCTAAAAATTATAATTTAAGAACTCTTGAATCTTATGTGGCGTTATGCCCGCGGGGAACCAGTTGTAACTCATTCCGTTTTTTTGAGGCGATGCAACTGGGCGTTGCACCCTGCCTGGTTGGCGACAGGGATGTAAGGCCTTTTAAAAACTTCATCCCCTGGGATGAAATAAGCTACTACGCAGCCACCGTGGACGAACTGGAGGAGTTATTAATGAATCTGGATAAAAAAGACGCGCTAAAAAAGGGGCAGAAAGCATACCAGTATTGGAAAAACGAACTATACTACCAGAAGTGGTGCAAATACATTATCAAAGAACTTGAGCAAGGTACCTGA
- a CDS encoding glycosyltransferase family 2 protein yields the protein MKEKVSIDIIILSYAKDEHLKNLTIQTIDTLLASEDPEKIHFNIVVVESNKSLQPYQFENAMTIYPAEKFGFHKYLNMGIKLTGNPYVCLCNNDLIFHKGWATEILNAMDNDPVMMSAVPYCPNFHKKEGFAENAPPLEGYFGVLIGWCIFVKREIFDTIGMLDEKFVFWYCDYDYSNTLEKYKVKNCLVSTSVVTHLGSESITKVDSKEHRKLTQVPRFYFSYKWHHHSYIRYKAETWLFKIKMALNL from the coding sequence ATGAAAGAGAAAGTTAGCATCGATATTATTATCCTGAGTTACGCGAAGGATGAGCATCTCAAAAATCTGACCATCCAAACTATTGATACGTTATTAGCTTCGGAAGACCCTGAAAAGATTCATTTCAATATAGTAGTAGTTGAATCGAATAAATCATTGCAGCCCTACCAGTTTGAAAACGCCATGACAATTTATCCGGCTGAGAAATTTGGCTTTCATAAATATTTAAACATGGGCATAAAACTAACAGGCAACCCTTATGTGTGCCTGTGTAATAATGACCTGATTTTTCACAAGGGCTGGGCCACCGAAATATTAAACGCCATGGATAACGACCCGGTGATGATGAGTGCGGTACCTTATTGTCCTAATTTTCATAAAAAGGAAGGTTTTGCGGAAAATGCGCCGCCATTGGAAGGCTATTTCGGCGTTTTAATAGGCTGGTGCATTTTTGTAAAAAGGGAAATATTTGACACCATCGGGATGCTGGATGAAAAGTTTGTGTTTTGGTATTGCGATTATGATTACTCAAACACCCTTGAAAAATATAAGGTAAAAAACTGCCTGGTGTCCACATCGGTCGTAACCCATTTGGGCAGCGAATCAATCACCAAAGTAGATAGCAAAGAACACCGGAAGTTAACACAGGTCCCAAGGTTTTATTTTAGCTATAAATGGCACCACCATTCTTATATCCGCTACAAAGCAGAAACCTGGTTATTTAAAATAAAAATGGCGCTTAATCTTTAA
- a CDS encoding glycosyltransferase gives MISVIICSRSANPQLLANIENTIGVLHEVILIDNSTNKYGICAAYNAGVKKSRYPVLCFMHDDIQYHTNNWGSAVLDHFSSDDVGGIGVAGTPYYSYMPGAWWGSGVFYEHILQSSQTDPVPVLKSNIDRQPIWQVVAFDGVWFCVKKSLFEQVAFDETTFKGFHFYDVDLCMQLHTLGVKMYCVNDILIHHSSIGSMNNTWIENARVFQKKWAQKLPAFCVNTSFNSLCRFEYKILNEFIWICASNNWPNRKIYSLALKYLLSFKKGFLFYKTPGYFIKFTFKMIFKKGSPFYSI, from the coding sequence ATGATCTCCGTTATTATTTGCTCCCGGTCAGCTAATCCGCAATTGTTAGCAAACATTGAAAATACAATAGGTGTGCTGCACGAGGTTATATTGATAGACAATTCGACTAACAAGTATGGCATTTGCGCCGCCTATAATGCAGGCGTTAAAAAAAGCAGGTACCCGGTGCTGTGCTTCATGCACGACGATATACAATACCATACCAATAATTGGGGTAGTGCTGTTTTAGATCATTTTAGTAGCGACGATGTTGGCGGCATAGGTGTTGCCGGAACACCGTATTACAGCTATATGCCTGGTGCATGGTGGGGGAGCGGTGTTTTTTACGAGCATATTTTGCAGTCTTCGCAAACAGATCCGGTTCCTGTTTTAAAGTCAAACATTGACAGGCAGCCTATATGGCAGGTAGTAGCCTTTGACGGGGTATGGTTTTGTGTTAAAAAAAGCCTTTTTGAGCAGGTGGCATTTGATGAAACCACCTTTAAGGGCTTTCATTTTTATGATGTGGACCTTTGCATGCAATTGCATACGCTGGGTGTAAAAATGTACTGTGTAAATGATATTCTTATTCATCATTCATCCATTGGAAGCATGAATAATACCTGGATTGAAAATGCACGTGTTTTTCAAAAAAAATGGGCACAAAAGTTACCTGCATTTTGTGTTAATACCAGCTTTAACAGCTTATGCAGGTTTGAATATAAAATTCTTAATGAATTTATCTGGATCTGTGCCTCAAACAATTGGCCCAACAGGAAAATTTATAGCCTTGCATTAAAATATCTTTTGAGTTTTAAAAAGGGATTTCTGTTTTACAAAACGCCGGGTTATTTTATAAAGTTTACCTTTAAAATGATCTTCAAAAAAGGATCGCCATTTTATTCAATATAG
- a CDS encoding glycosyltransferase family 4 protein, whose product MLLHLLKWLKTNTNLEFDILLLGDGPLKADFELLGKTMVLSDITRQHTYPVRIKKKLLSINQQQLDKRAVSQLAKQKYDLVYGNTIASLPLLSLFKKRHAVKTLCCIHELSYVLNYFFSKAYLHENLGLTDSIIAVSKAVKENLVNEFNVPAEKINLHYEFIAIEDAGVKSNNCGKAALDITEEAFVIGMGGTPEWRKGTDLVIPLALKLTEQYPELKFKIIWLGAGDNHPFVKQLLYDARKCGIENRLVFLESTPEPLPFIKLFDVFVLLSREDPFPLIVLEAAFLKKPVIAFENSGGIPELLKQGAGLAAPYLNISKMATLIYTLSQDAELIAKTGNKANQLVVDHYNTNVVAPGIYAEINKLIESV is encoded by the coding sequence GTGTTATTACACCTGCTTAAATGGTTGAAAACGAATACTAACCTTGAGTTTGATATATTACTTTTAGGCGATGGCCCGCTTAAAGCTGATTTTGAACTATTGGGTAAAACAATGGTTTTAAGCGATATTACACGGCAGCATACTTACCCGGTAAGGATTAAAAAGAAGCTGTTAAGTATCAACCAGCAGCAATTGGATAAAAGGGCGGTAAGCCAGCTTGCAAAGCAGAAGTATGACCTGGTTTACGGGAATACCATTGCGAGTTTGCCATTGTTATCCCTGTTTAAGAAGAGGCATGCTGTTAAAACGCTTTGCTGCATCCATGAGCTCTCATATGTATTAAATTATTTCTTTTCAAAAGCGTATCTGCACGAAAACCTGGGGCTTACCGACTCCATTATTGCTGTTTCAAAAGCTGTAAAAGAGAACCTGGTAAATGAATTTAATGTTCCCGCAGAAAAAATAAACCTGCATTACGAGTTTATAGCTATTGAAGATGCAGGGGTTAAAAGTAACAATTGCGGCAAAGCGGCTTTGGATATAACAGAGGAGGCTTTTGTGATAGGGATGGGCGGTACGCCAGAATGGCGAAAGGGTACTGACCTGGTAATCCCGCTCGCCTTAAAATTGACAGAACAGTATCCCGAGCTTAAATTTAAGATAATTTGGTTGGGGGCAGGTGATAACCATCCGTTTGTAAAACAACTGCTGTATGATGCCCGTAAATGTGGAATAGAAAACCGTTTGGTATTTTTAGAGAGCACGCCCGAGCCGCTGCCTTTTATTAAATTATTTGATGTTTTTGTTTTACTGTCGCGGGAAGATCCTTTTCCGCTGATCGTACTGGAAGCGGCTTTTTTAAAAAAACCGGTTATAGCGTTTGAAAACAGCGGCGGCATCCCTGAACTGTTAAAGCAGGGGGCAGGATTGGCAGCGCCCTACCTGAATATTTCAAAAATGGCCACCCTTATATACACGTTAAGCCAGGATGCTGAGCTTATTGCAAAAACAGGGAACAAGGCTAATCAACTGGTAGTTGATCATTACAATACAAATGTTGTTGCACCCGGTATTTACGCCGAAATAAATAAACTGATTGAGAGCGTTTAA
- a CDS encoding acyltransferase → MKQAVKSFIGKLVESLKAIYEQNKLYDFRHNPNITIEAGLTIESYFSANLPEDKFSIKFGSHVRIKKYCHILMFPGAALTIGSNVFFNNYCSINCLEKISIGENTMFGEGVKLYDHNHLFGYKEKVLEVSRDQFQTAPVTIGKNCWIGSNVAILKGVTIGDNVIVGANCLVYKSVESNTVIKAKSEYIIESSQN, encoded by the coding sequence TTGAAACAAGCAGTAAAGAGTTTTATAGGTAAGTTGGTTGAAAGTCTGAAAGCTATTTATGAGCAAAACAAGCTTTATGATTTTCGCCATAATCCCAATATTACCATTGAGGCAGGGCTTACCATTGAATCTTATTTTTCTGCCAACCTGCCTGAAGATAAATTTTCAATTAAGTTCGGGTCGCATGTGCGCATTAAAAAGTACTGTCATATTTTAATGTTCCCGGGGGCCGCGTTAACAATAGGGTCAAATGTTTTTTTCAATAATTATTGTTCTATAAATTGCCTGGAAAAAATAAGCATCGGTGAAAATACCATGTTTGGCGAAGGCGTAAAGCTGTACGATCATAACCATTTATTTGGCTATAAGGAAAAGGTACTTGAAGTTTCAAGGGATCAGTTTCAAACAGCACCTGTTACTATCGGAAAAAACTGCTGGATAGGCAGCAACGTAGCCATATTGAAGGGCGTAACCATTGGCGATAACGTCATTGTGGGTGCCAATTGCCTGGTTTATAAGTCGGTTGAAAGCAATACCGTTATAAAGGCAAAGTCGGAATATATTATTGAAAGCAGCCAAAATTAA